The Vicia villosa cultivar HV-30 ecotype Madison, WI linkage group LG1, Vvil1.0, whole genome shotgun sequence genome includes a region encoding these proteins:
- the LOC131603769 gene encoding F-box/kelch-repeat protein At3g23880-like, which translates to MPLRLLSQTNLASSAVVLPDELMAEIVSWLSVKHLIQLRCVNKFFQTLISDPYFVQMHLMKSTRTPNLAHIWLDSWEDDDSHFVSQSIPPFNSLHNHPSYRLIDFVSVDRVVGSCNGLICLISSSYLSQDEWLCFWNPATETKSENFRLFSDLYSLRQDFKFSFGYDISNETYKVVGFMVEIELGGNLKNVVKVFSLGDNSWRDIQCLPVIPLYWFDGCNNKDVYLNGTINWLSNCNHDFYLMGVIENYVILSLDLSTESYTQMMLPRGFDKGPKVQANIAVLMNFLCFCRDFERNHFVIWQMKDFGVQESWVQLFKISYQNFYSINGNLFDIQRLELLPIHLSENGYTLILANMHKAPAFICDCRDDTIERIRITNMNQWLWAKDHIESLVPTR; encoded by the coding sequence ATGCCGCTTCGGCTTCTGAGTCAGACCAACTTAGCATCTTCGGCAGTTGTCCTTCCCGACGAGCTGATGGCGGAAATAGTGTCCTGGCTGTCCGTGAAACATCTTATACAATTGAGGTGCGTCAACAAGTTTTTCCAAACTCTCATCTCTGATCCTTACTTTGTTCAAATGCATCTCATGAAATCAACACGAACACCTAATCTCGCACATATCTGGCTAGACAGCTGGGAAGATGATGATTCCCATTTCGTTAGTCAATCCATTCCTCCTTTTAACTCCCTTCACAATCATCCTTCCTATCGATTGATCGATTTTGTCAGTGTAGACCGAGTTGTTGGTTCATGCAATGGATTGATATGCTTGATTAGTAGTTCATATCTTTCTCAAGATGAATGGCTTTGTTTCTGGAACCCTGCAACGGAAACAAAATCAGAAAATTTTAGACTATTTTCCGATCTTTATTCTCTACGCCAAGATTTTAAGTTCTCTTTTGGTTATGATATTTCGAATGAAACTTATAAGGTGGTAGGGTTCATGGTGGAGATAGAGCTGGGTGGTAATCTAAAAAATGTGGTGAAAGTTTTCAGCTTGGGGGATAATTCATGGAGAGATATTCAATGTTTACCTGTGATTCCACTTTATTGGTTTGATGGTTGTAACAACAAAGATGTGTATTTGAATGGTACTATTAATTGGCTGTCCAATTGCAatcatgatttttatttgatgGGTGTTATTGAAAATTATGTAATTCTTTCGCTAGATCTCTCTACCGAATCGTACACTCAGATGATGTTGCCTCGTGGTTTTGACAAGGGACCGAAAGTTCAGGCAAATATTGCggttttgatgaattttcttTGTTTCTGTCGTGATTTTGAGAGAAACCATTTTGTTATATGGCAGATGAAAGATTTTGGAGTTCAAGAGTCTTGGGTTCAGTTATTTAAAATTAGTTATCAGAATTTCTATTCAATCAACGGTAATTTATTTGATATTCAGCGGTTGGAATTGTTGCCGATACACCTTTCTGAGAATGGTTATACTTTGATATTGGCAAATATGCACAAGGCACCAGCATTTATCTGTGACTGCAGAGACGATACAATAGAGCGAATAAGGATTACTAATATGAATCAGTGGTTGTGGGCTAAGGATCACATTGAAAGTTTGGTTCCGACTCGTTGA